In Nonomuraea sp. NBC_00507, the following are encoded in one genomic region:
- a CDS encoding LacI family DNA-binding transcriptional regulator produces the protein MATIGDVAREAGVSRSTASYALSGKRPISEEVRRRVLAAAEALAYTPNAGARALATSQTKVLGLLAQFHEDEFAPAMMQYILGVTDTARDLGYDTLMVTEADGARALRRITDSRMVDGVVLMNIAEDDPRLPILRAAPQPGALVGLPGDCSGLDVFDLDFEEAGRVMVEHLHRLGHRELILISQPEHVVERGGAYVWRLRDAAQERARQLGVTLHAVYGESRQPAVGRLLNGLLDAYPAATGLLINNEAAAAALPSVTYQRGLRVPEDLSVIGRYSEEFAATFSLPYSFIESAPDRLGSMAVRQLVRRVESASARDESFVVRFISPELVSRGSTAVPGAPLPPPHAR, from the coding sequence GTGGCGACGATCGGAGACGTGGCCCGGGAGGCCGGGGTGAGCCGCAGCACGGCGTCGTACGCGCTGTCAGGCAAGCGGCCCATCTCGGAGGAGGTCCGCCGGCGGGTGCTGGCGGCGGCCGAGGCGCTGGCGTACACGCCGAACGCCGGCGCCCGCGCGCTCGCCACTTCCCAGACCAAGGTCCTCGGTCTGCTCGCCCAGTTCCACGAAGACGAGTTCGCGCCCGCGATGATGCAGTACATCCTGGGCGTCACCGACACCGCCCGCGACCTGGGCTACGACACGCTGATGGTCACCGAGGCCGACGGCGCGCGGGCCCTGCGGCGCATCACCGATTCCCGGATGGTGGACGGCGTCGTCCTGATGAACATCGCGGAGGACGACCCGCGGCTGCCCATCCTGCGCGCCGCGCCGCAGCCGGGCGCCCTGGTCGGCCTGCCCGGCGACTGCTCGGGTCTCGACGTGTTCGACCTGGACTTCGAGGAGGCCGGCCGGGTCATGGTGGAGCACCTCCACCGCCTCGGCCACCGCGAGCTCATCCTGATCTCGCAGCCCGAGCACGTGGTCGAGCGCGGCGGCGCGTACGTGTGGCGCCTGCGGGACGCCGCGCAGGAACGGGCGCGGCAACTGGGCGTCACCCTGCACGCGGTGTACGGCGAGTCCCGGCAACCCGCCGTCGGCCGCCTGCTCAACGGCCTGCTCGACGCCTACCCGGCGGCGACCGGCCTGCTGATCAACAACGAGGCGGCCGCCGCCGCGCTGCCGTCGGTCACCTACCAGCGGGGACTGCGGGTCCCCGAGGATCTGTCGGTCATCGGGCGTTACTCCGAGGAGTTCGCCGCGACCTTCTCCCTGCCCTATTCCTTCATCGAGAGCGCACCCGACCGCCTCGGCTCCATGGCGGTGCGCCAGCTCGTGCGCCGCGTCGAATCGGCGTCGGCCCGCGACGAGTCGTTCGTGGTGCGCTTCATCTCTCCCGAACTGGTCTCCCGAGGCAGCACCGCCGTCCCGGGAGCGCCGCTCCCGCCTCCGCACGCCCGCTGA